From the genome of Carassius auratus strain Wakin chromosome 24, ASM336829v1, whole genome shotgun sequence:
ATTGCAGTGAGTCAAGCTGAAGAACGCCTGGAGAAAATGGAGAAGAAaatcaatgatctgaggaggagagacgctgagctggagcagctttcacacacacaggatcacatccagttcctgcaggtaacacagaTCTAGAAGAACAGGATCAGAGGGGACTTGAGCAGATCCTGCTGTGACAGAGACTCACTATTCATGAGTGTCTTTTTAATATGTATACATTGCCTGCATGTTAAACTACACCATGAAGACCACAAACATGAAATGATGCTGTATATTAGCTCTCAGTCCCCACAAAGATTTCAGAATAAAATTAAAGGTGctgaaaatgatttgtttttagctgaaactgtgtTCCTTGGTGAAATTGTTACATGCAGCATGACAACAGAGTAGTTGATCGAAGTGCAAGCTTTATTAAAGAGCAAAACAACACTCAGCAATGTGTGAGTGCATCATAAATAGTACTCCTAATGGGAAGCAGATGTGTCCATAATCAGTTCAAAAGGAGTCCGAGATGAGACGGTCAAGGTAAGGGATGGAGATTCCTCTAGAGGAGCTCATGTGCACTCCAGCTGGAGATCATGATAGAGACCTCCCCAAGACGCGGCTTCTAGATGCTCCCCAAAGGGTCACAGGAGGAGGGCAGAGGCAATGTCCCTGTGGAGGTGGATCGGTCTGCTAAGCAGGAGGAGCCGAAGACCACCAGAGCGGAGCTGAGGACTAAAAGGGTGGAACTGGTGGAGCTGAAGAGCAACAGGGCAGAGCTGAGGACCACTACTGAGCAGATGGGGCTGAAGATCCCTACAGTGTAGCTGATGACCACCAGGGTGGAGCTGATGGTGGTGAGGACCACTATGCAGCCGTAAAAGGACAGGCAGACAGTTCAAAGATGGCCTCCTTGGCTGTGATAGGACAAGCTGAGAGATCGGAGATGGCTCCACCCACAGAGGAGCTGAAGTAGACACCTTTGACTCGGGAGGAGCTGGAGCAGACTCCTGGACTTGAGCGAGCTGTGGATCAGACCCACAGACCGAAGCAGATTCATGGACTGGAGCAGGCTCAGAAGTAGTAGAGCAGTGTGTAGCCCAAACACAAAGGATGGCCATTACAGGGAGAACTGAGGACAGGGGAACAGCTTCCATGGTGGGACATCCATGATGGCTGGGAGCTCAGGCATGTCAGCAATCTTGGGAAGAGACTCTGGGCTGGCGGCAATCTTGTGAAGGGACTCTGGAGTGGTGGCCTGCAGGATGAGGTTCTGGAATAGCGTCCATGTTATGAACTGACTCAGGTGCCGGGACCAAAAGACAAGAAGGGGCTAAAAACACTGTAGTGGCAAGCATAATAACTTGACATATGGTGGTGATCTTGAGGAGTCAAGTTCCATGGCCACCGGAGCTTGGTGAGTCCTGCCCCCCACCCtccaaaaaaatgtttaaggGAAACATCATCCTCAACATTCCTCACAATGAAGGAAAACCCACATAAAAGCAGGGCATAATCCAGAAACTGACCAAGTGACCCTCGAAGACCATCACAAGTGAGTATCGGCAATTGTTTATTATGTCCATTTACAGAAAAAGACAATGAGTGAAAAGTTCAGGAGATCGGAGATATATGCAATATCCAAAAAGACTTGAACGTGGTCCTCAAGGGAATGCATTCCCTGATAGAGGCAAACTAACCTGATTGCTGGGTCCATGATTTCACAAATTTCATGCAAAGTCAAACACTGCATTATTTGCGGCACCTTGCATTTTTGACTGAAATCCGGATGAGTCTGATTACTAATATACAGCATCGTGTTCTGAAGTTTCAGTGTCTTGAACTGCTCTGAAGTTGAAAATAACAGTCAAACTAATCATAGCCTTTGAGCTGCTCTACAATGAAAGTCTGTTGATGTGCTTAAGGACATTAATGCTCTTAGCAGATGTTTTATCCACACGGTTTCCTAGAAAGTTCACATTTAGTGTAAGTGGCAAATATTAGAATCTGTTGCTCTAATGTGATTCAATGAATATGAGAAGAATGAAGCTGATGCTGTGAAAGTCCTGAGGTGAATTTCTGAGGATTGAGGTGAGGTGATGAGGAGATGATCACTCAATTCAACAAGAGGTAAGTGTGGAGCTGAtgagttttatttctgtttgttttctgtagagtttccagtctctctcagctccCCCTGAATCTACAGATGTACATGACGATCCTTTCAGATCTGTCTTCTCTTTTAATGACctgagagaatctgtccatcagctgagagacaaactggaggattCCTGTAAAGAGGAGCTgaagaagatctcagacagaggtaaagtcctggagatccatctgctctcagaaacgagttcatcatcatctcatatcatgacgaacatcatattagaaatgACTTAGAAATGGATAACACTGTTCACATCTGTTTTTTTTCCACAGTCACATTCCCCAACATTGTTCCCAGGCCAATGAATgacttcctacaatgtaagtcagtaagaaaacaagtagaaaaaCTCACtgaatgtgttcatgtttatgtTTAATTTTCAAGAAGAGTTTCATAATTGATTATTCAGAGGATTTGCACAGATATCTGTACTGAGACACTGATGATACAGTGAACACGAAGAGTTCAGCTACATGAAAagatcaaacagattcataattcctgattctgatgtgttttatctccatcagattcccatcagctcactctggatctaaacacagtgaataaacacctccgtctgtctgagaacaacagagtgattGCTGGCACTAACACAGTCCAGTCTTATCCAGATCATCCAGAAAGATTTGATTATTGGtatcaggtgttgtgtagagagagtgtgtgtgggcgCTGTTACTGGGAGCTGGAGTGGAGTGGGAATAATGGTGTgtatatatcagtgtcatataagagaaTCAGCAGAAAGGGTAAGAGTAATGATTGTTTGTTTGGAtgtaatgatcagtcctggagtttcgACTGCTCTCCTTCCAGTTACTCATTCTCACACAATAACATACGGACTGATCTCCCTGTAAAGCCCACCAGcagtagaataggagtgtttgtagatcacagtgcaggaactctgtccttctacagtgtctctgacacaatgagcctcatccacacagtccagaccacattcactcagccgctctatcctgggtttggTGTTTATAAAgaatcatcagtgaaactgtgttgatgaatcagaataGAATTGAAAAGAGATTCTACTCATAATGCTTTGAGCTGAATGGTAAATCAATAACAGTAAGATgttatagtcttttttttctcttcatgaCATAAACACTGCAGTTGAACTTCTTTCACTGAAACAACATGTCAGAATAAATATCTGATAAGTTCCCTTATATAGACAGTGTGAGTACTGCTGTTCTGTGGTCTTCTAATTTTCCGTTTGTGTTGATTGAAATCAGgcatttagtttttaatgtagacacatcagttatttttatttttcctatcAAAATTACCTATCAATTCAAATGATTACAgtcaataaatgtttttcatgatTCACCTCATATAGCTCCAAcacttttttggtgttttttgttCTTCTGTCCTCTGGTGTCACAAGTCGCtgattttattttcatgcatttttatttgtgtgagtgtgtgtgtttgtgtgtgtgttcagtagttGCTTCACTCAGCTGACCTATCAGcagtgctgggtagtaactgattacaatcagtctggattacataatcagataaaaaaattaagaattaaaatggaaagaaagaaaatgttcatAGTTACTtctagttacactttattttaaagctgcagtctccATAAGGTTTTTgggataaaaattatttaaaataaatcattgagCAATTAGTGTATAAAACTATATCCTTACCTTAGCCCATTTCACAATAGTAAGCTTTTAATGTTTTCCAATTTGAGTGGCACTAGTAGGTTTTCATGGGGAATACTAGCATTCCACCATTCGTCTTTGCATCATTATGTCACAtctgtaaacagaaaaaaaataacattttgcttttgaGGATGGTGCAGGTGACAGATTATTTATAGCCTTTTCTCACAGCAGCTAGAataattaaaggattagttcacccaaaaattaaatttctgctgtgttttgagtctcgtgaaaacaatgtttctagtcttacttgatcttagtgctgcgttcgacaccatagatcatgacatactcatagatcgattacaaaactatacaggtattcaagggcaggctctaagatggtttagatcctacctgtccgatcgctaccattttgtttacttaaatggggagtcatctcatttatcaacagtaaaatatggagtgccacaaggatccgtcctaggtccccttctattttcaatatatatgttgccccttggtaatattattagaaaatacggaattagcttccactgttatgctgatgatactcagctatatatctcaacgagaccagatgaaacttcccaattatctaagctaacagagtgtgttaaaaatgtaaaagattggatgacacacaattttctccaattaaattcggataagacagagatattaattattggaccaaaaaacactacacagaatcttgtagattacaatctgcaactagacggatgtactgttacttcctctacagtcagaaatctgggtgttatattagacagcaatttgtcttttgaaaatcatatttccaatgttacaaaaactgcattcttccatcttagaaacattgccaagctacgaaacatgttatctgtttctgatgcagaaaagctagttcatgcattcatgacctctagactggactattgtaatgcacttctaggtggttgtcctgcttcttcaataaacaagctacaggtcgtccaaaatgcagcagctagagtccttaccaggtcaagaaaatatgatcatattaccccaattttacagtctctgcactggctacctattaagttccgtatcagttacaaattatcattacttacctataaggccctaaatggtttagctccagcgtacctaactagcatTCTACCATGTtgcaacccatcacgcaccctaaggtcacaaaacgctggacttttggtcgttcctaggatagcaaagtccactaaaggaggtagagctttctcacatttggctcccaaactctggaatagccttcctgataatgttcggggttcagacacactctctctgtttaaatctagattaaaaacacatctctttcaccaagcattcgaataatgtatctttttaattgtgagtgtagttgcatctgttcaaagttgcatttttattcattagcttgggttaaactaattttactttgttggatcagcagctatgctaatgatgtctgtattttgtttctatgtttcgccacgggatttacatcccgtggtaactaggatttaaacaagctccagtctggatccagaacacctgagaagagatgatgctgaccctcagaggaccccagatgatgctaaccttgaatcaacaaacagaactaacaattattgctaaatgtgtgactgaatcatataataacttaataatattgatagttcatcgtctagctgactacgtcttgtattattattattattttttctaaaatcctgtcaaatgtgaacaaactactagctactactaaatattgtagaaacataattttctgtaaagttgctttgtaacgatttattttgtaaaaagcgctatacaaataaacttgaattgaattgaattgaattgaatgtttgtatactggagcaaaggaagcaaagtttccttactttagcaaaggaaaaccagtctcctcttgatTTATATTGAAATTCTCTGACATTCTTTTTTACACATTCTTGTTATGTACTTCTAATAAGTAACCgttattttgttttgatctctctagTGCATTTCCGCGTGCATCACTTCTGATCAGGGCATTCGCAAAGTCAAACGACATCCACCTGAAACTGCTTccatttacaacagtgagcgcaagctagagtcaagtgattattacattttgaatatggatatttttcttacaaaatgcATCGAAGAGGCCcttttttatggatgggcgctttttatttaacttcttttggactgatgcatgcaacacccactaattggcattaaacagcttgaaagatcaaatacaatttttaatacaTCTCATATACACCATGTCAACtatgatgttgttaacattaaccattaaaaaaaaaagttaagtgatCATTAGATTTAATCATCATTGGTAGCATgattaattgtaatgtttttttgtttagttggtCAGAACTAAAATGGCAGACTTGTTACTTATTCAGATGACAATATCTCATACTATATACTTATTCTAGTaaatacaataactatgtaataactaggtactaaccctgaacctacccctaaacctaacccatgtagttaccttgtgttaccagaactttcttagattaATACACTACAATGTTAgaacacgtactgtaaaataaagtgcaaccgaaaattCTTATTTGGGGCATGCTTCAAAGACAAAGAATCTGTGATTCCTAAGTACGGTATCCACACTGGTAGATACAGTACTCCTTAAAACATTAGATTAAAATCTGTGCTGAGGAGCAGTACTGAAgcataaaaaaatcagtaaaaaaagtctctcacacggctccagggggtgaacaaaggcctcctcgatgcattttgtaagaaaaatatccatattcaaaatgtaataatcacttgacTCTAGCTTGCCACTCTAAATGGAAGCAGTTTCAGGTGGATGTCGTATGTGTTCGGCTTTGCGAACGCCCTGATCAGAAATGACGCACGCGGAAACGcagcggagagatcaaaacaaaataacGATTACTTATTAGAAGTACATAACAAGAATGTGTAAATATGATAATTCTGCAAATAACTGTAACTGCAGGTTCCAAACAGAGATGCCGACACAGAGAAAAAACTTACAAACTTCAgctttttttacagtgcaattacACAGTTAAGTactgaatattattaattaactatGTGTACTTACTATATTGTTAGGGTTTGGATTAAgctttgtgggttcgagtctcgggccggcaataccttGGGTGCCGCAgcacaaatggctgcccactgctctgggtgtgtgttcattgtgtgtgtgtgttaggggttGCACCGACTAATCGATAAGTCACTTGAACTCCAACAAATATCATAATTAAGGTATACAATGACACTGATCACAATATTACTCTGATGGGCCAGACTCTGACTGGTACAGTGCAGCTCGTCAAGAATGTTTTCCATGCTAGTATGTCTGAGGTGCTAGCAAACCCTACCACTGTTGGGGTATGCCACATCCAGGAAGGGATGCAGCGATTAACTGGTTTCACAATTAACCACAACCTTTTATACTGCATACAGATGCGTCAGCTCAAGGCTTACGTGcagtaatatgttattattttggtattatttgcttattactattattattagaaacTTTGTGTGATTGCTTATGAGTAGTTGTCGTCAGATGTAATAAGTGCAATCATTCTGGCAATAGAAACTCAAGAAGGACCCAGCATCCCATGGTCAGTCTCATCTATTGAGACATGTCCAGCAGCTCGGAAAATATCTCCATTGTCTGTAAATGAAATCAAAGGGGCTCAAATGAATGACCATGAATCATGTCTTGTATATGAATGCAAACTGTCTGGTAAAACCAAAAGTGAAACTGCTCAAAACAGTCAGCCTAAAAACAAAATGCCTGTTTCACGAAGGGGGGAAACACACCATCAAGGAGGGTATCCTTTGCCTAGCCACTTACACCTGCACCCAGTTGGTCCTGCCGGAGATGGAATGATCTTGTGAGAGCTTCACAATCAAATGTGCCATCAAGGTACAgatcacacactctcactcatcTGTGAACATTTCTTTTGCCAGTATATGCAGGCAGACATTGAGAACTATGCTTGTTCTCTATTAAAATGCTGGACAGTTACAAAAACTGTGGCGCTAGAAAAATTTGTGTAAAACACATAAGGGATGGttaaaattgtttgtttaaattatgcaaatgaaaAGTTAGTTTTCGTGGTTTCTTTTGGATCTGTGATCTGTTAGTTAAACTAAGGTGTGTTGGTAATTGACTAGTTTTGCCTGATGATACACTAGGGGGAACTTTCGCGGGTTTTTCTCAATCTGCATTAAGTTTCAGTAGAGAGAACACCTCCGGAGTTTTGTGTCATTAATATTTCTCCCTTTTCAGGTAACAGGAATAATGCTtgttaaaaagtgtaaaataggttaatgcataatatttaactttttatagtggatattttaaatgctttatatgtGTTTGATTGAGTTAAAACTGATGCATAGTAAATGGATTGGTAAGAGGGAGTGTAGCGACTCCATTTTGTGCACGGAAAGCACCAGATGCACGTGGAAATTAGTCTTACAAAGTTAAACTTTGATGCTTTATGTGTAAATGAGTGTTTATTCTAAAATTAATTGTTTAGTTGTGccagaaatgtatttataatatatatatatatatatatatatagagagagagagagagagagagagagtgagagagagagagagagagatgtttgatGTTTGAGTATGTATTTATAAggaaatatgtattttaagaaaGAACAAtagtttaaaaagtaaatttttatttataagagAGTATTTTGATTATTTCAAGTGTATCCGTTGTAGTTAACTATTTTTTACAACTAGTCTTGGTAcagtattaaattataataattctggACCCTCAAAGAACACAAGCAATGTTGTGAAAATGTCATTAATTGCAATTTGTCTTCAATATGCAAATAGTTTCAGTAGAGTAAGTTTCACAGATGgaattttattcaatattaaatcCCCTTTTGCAGAGTATAATATAGTAATTCTGTAGTAATTAGGATGGAGTATTACTGTACTTTTTAAGGGTGTTATCTTTCTTCCACCCTCTATGCTCACCTTGGCAGTAttatcgccattggctagtacattttttagtttacttGCCAGAATAATAtactattttacatatatatgtacTAAACTACTAAATGATTCCCCCAAATCAGCTTATCTTTGTGAAATGGCAGAGCTTCGTAAATATCTAAATGTACACTGTTAACATCAGTCAATCAAGCATTATATTATGATTATCAATATAGCACCATTTAGAACTAAAACTTGGTAACCATGTACAAatacatatttgtaattttaactgaacttaggaTTGGTGCTTAAGATATTGTTGGTcatatataatagtaattattattaaaagataatactactactactattactacaaacagctgggttcatgaatattaataatgttgTCAGCGTTTGCTCGaaatgatttgctgaaatcaaaacagggactgTAATAGATAAGCGTCAGCCAATGAGATCGTCGTTTGTGCAGTTAGTTAGCGCATTAGTATTCGAGAAACCGGCAGTATcttaaataattctaaatgaactcttTTTCTTTGACAGGATGCTgcgcatccattgagatgaattaaaaaatagcacAGATAGCTTGAGGTAGAGTAAACTCTGAAGCACTGAGTCAGAGTTTTCGGTAGGTGAAAATATATCAGTGCTAAATTTGCAATTAGCCTTCAACTCACGCACTGGCAagtaaaatctaagaatttattagccaatggctaacgaTAGAAATTATTTAGTCAAGTAAGATTTAGtggcatatgcgagtgatttagaGAGTGTTTGCCTGAGACTGACATCTAGTAGACATTTCATGCTTTACAGACTCACAGACACGCCTGTTTTACACATGTCACTCAAACACAGAACTTTTTCTTTTTGACTGGAGGGGAAGTGCGATTGAGGTgtcgtgtgtttgtgtctctgtattcATGCAGTAAAATGGCAGGGGCCAGATTTTCTCAGGATGAGCTTTCATGTCCAGTGTGTCTGGATATCCTGAAGGATCCCGTGGCcattccctgtggacacagttactgtaagagctgtattacagactgctgggatcaggaggatcagaagagagtctacagctgtcctcagtgcagacagaccttcagcccaagacctgctttagctagaaacaccatgctggctgaagtggtggagaaactgaagaagaccagaCTCTCTGCTGACTGTTacgctggagctggagatgtgcagtgtgacgtctgtactggaGAAAAACACCTAGCCAtcaagtcctgtctggtgtgtcAGGAATCTTACTGTCAACATCATTTTGAGCGTCATGAGGAATT
Proteins encoded in this window:
- the LOC113042620 gene encoding tripartite motif-containing protein 16-like, with the translated sequence MAEARFSQDEFNCPVCLDLLEDPVTIQCGHSYCKSCITGCWDKEDQMRVYSCPQCRQTFSPRPALARNTMLAEVVRKLKKNKPPADAGAVQCDVCTGEKHLAVKSCLVCQESYCQTHFDRHEEFHSRKPHKLIDATGRLQEMICQKHEKHLEMYCITDQQCICELCTKYEHKDHDTVSAAAQRTENQIQLKETQKTFQQRIQQREKDLQQLRETVESRKRSAQTAVEDSEIFTKCSIERSCFDLIQLLIPDIRDQVKIAVSQAEERLEKMEKKINDLRRRDAELEQLSHTQDHIQFLQSFQSLSAPPESTDVHDDPFRSVFSFNDLRESVHQLRDKLEDSCKEELKKISDRVTFPNIVPRPMNDFLQYSHQLTLDLNTVNKHLRLSENNRVIAGTNTVQSYPDHPERFDYWYQVLCRESVCGRCYWELEWSGNNGVYISVSYKRISRKGKSNDCLFGCNDQSWSFDCSPSSYSFSHNNIRTDLPVKPTSSRIGVFVDHSAGTLSFYSVSDTMSLIHTVQTTFTQPLYPGFGVYKESSVKLC